One part of the Algibacter sp. L1A34 genome encodes these proteins:
- a CDS encoding permease, translating to MENVLDKPISFLLFVVIGLLLRKKISAGDETNGLKSLILSIVLPATIFIALLKIKIDSNLILFPALALGLNLLLLAISPLLLLIIGIDENSPSGRSAKLLIPSLAPGLSCFPFILEFLGDGALANAAMADLGNKFFVLFLLYLLAVKWHYKKANTTKMPLKSRLKSLFLTLLYEPVNLFIFAALILVSFNVSLDSLPNFFGITLSRLSAIMTPLVLIFIGLAVKLKKKQFFEIFSLLILRAAFTLLLISAVVFTFNLVVKNDILVLVAFSLSACSFWPYAHISGIDFKEKNRADQDKTFNANFAISILALSLPISVLLILGILTVNTVFVSASNLLMLSLVLFFMGIIYPVILKVRKSSFNLDKEQILEQNVNQ from the coding sequence ATGGAAAATGTTTTAGATAAACCTATTTCATTTCTTCTTTTTGTTGTTATAGGGTTACTTTTAAGAAAGAAAATATCGGCAGGCGATGAAACTAATGGATTGAAAAGTTTAATTCTTTCCATTGTTTTACCTGCAACTATATTTATAGCGCTCTTAAAAATAAAAATAGATAGCAATCTCATTCTTTTTCCAGCATTAGCACTTGGCCTAAATTTATTGCTGTTGGCTATTTCTCCTTTATTATTGCTTATCATTGGAATAGATGAAAACTCACCATCTGGTAGAAGTGCTAAACTTTTAATTCCTTCTTTGGCGCCAGGCTTGTCTTGTTTTCCGTTTATTTTAGAGTTTTTGGGTGATGGGGCCTTAGCAAATGCAGCAATGGCCGATTTAGGTAACAAATTTTTTGTTCTATTTCTGTTATATTTATTAGCTGTAAAATGGCATTATAAAAAAGCAAATACAACAAAAATGCCTTTAAAATCGAGGTTAAAATCGCTTTTTTTAACATTACTATACGAGCCTGTTAATCTTTTTATTTTTGCGGCTCTTATTTTGGTTTCATTTAATGTCTCTTTAGATAGCCTTCCTAACTTTTTTGGTATTACTTTATCTCGATTGAGTGCTATAATGACGCCGTTAGTTCTAATCTTTATTGGTTTAGCTGTGAAGTTGAAAAAGAAACAATTTTTCGAAATATTTTCATTACTTATCTTAAGAGCAGCTTTTACACTTTTACTTATTTCTGCTGTTGTTTTTACTTTTAATTTAGTTGTTAAAAATGATATACTAGTGCTCGTTGCTTTTTCTTTAAGCGCATGTAGTTTTTGGCCTTATGCACACATTTCTGGTATAGATTTTAAAGAAAAAAATCGAGCTGATCAGGATAAAACCTTTAATGCAAATTTTGCTATATCCATATTGGCCTTATCATTGCCCATATCGGTTTTACTTATTTTAGGGATTCTTACTGTAAATACAGTTTTTGTTTCTGCATCTAACTTATTAATGTTAAGCTTAGTTTTGTTCTTTATGGGGATAATTTACCCTGTGATTTTAAAGGTTAGAAAAAGTTCGTTCAATCTTGATAAAGAGCAGATTTTAGAACAAAATGTAAATCAGTAA
- a CDS encoding pyridoxal phosphate-dependent aminotransferase, whose product MKSKQFSRRDLLKKGGLSLFTLALMPNDVWSANVIEAQKSNSPFLYSSKNTFNEFTPPVLNEIEDSLVILRSNENPYGPPPEAAKAFQNEVFKGNRYAWNTLKELEAKIVKNEGVTPDQILMGPGSSDLLEKVGMVFFSEGSNVVSADPSYMSLIVVAKSVGGEWKSYKLLDDAQHDLDAMEAGVDENTKLVYICNPNNPTGSITDAKKLKEFCRRVSKKVPVFVDEAYIELSKNGIKDSMNSLVAEGENVIVARTFSKIHGMAGLRIGYVIGKKETLERISEITRGGMGITGPTIAAASTSLDNDAFLIDCKAKITEARDYTMSYLKANKFSYLPSETNFIIFEISMDGEKFLEKIYGKNVAVRAFKFWDKNWCRVSIGTLDEMKAFTNAISEIFA is encoded by the coding sequence ATGAAATCAAAGCAATTTAGTAGAAGAGATTTGTTAAAAAAAGGAGGGCTTTCTTTATTTACTTTAGCATTAATGCCAAATGATGTTTGGAGTGCTAATGTTATAGAAGCTCAAAAAAGCAACAGTCCTTTTTTATATAGTTCTAAGAATACATTTAATGAATTTACGCCACCTGTATTAAATGAAATTGAAGACTCCTTAGTGATTTTAAGATCTAATGAAAACCCTTATGGTCCACCACCAGAAGCAGCAAAAGCATTTCAGAATGAAGTGTTCAAAGGAAATAGATATGCTTGGAACACCTTAAAAGAACTCGAAGCTAAAATTGTAAAGAATGAAGGCGTAACACCAGATCAAATTTTAATGGGACCTGGTTCTTCAGATTTATTAGAAAAAGTAGGCATGGTGTTTTTTAGTGAAGGTAGCAATGTTGTTAGTGCCGACCCAAGTTACATGTCGCTTATTGTAGTTGCAAAATCGGTAGGAGGTGAGTGGAAATCTTATAAATTATTAGACGATGCTCAACACGATTTAGATGCTATGGAAGCAGGAGTAGATGAGAACACAAAACTTGTTTATATCTGTAACCCTAATAACCCAACGGGTTCAATTACCGATGCAAAAAAATTAAAAGAATTTTGCCGTAGAGTATCAAAGAAAGTACCTGTTTTTGTAGATGAAGCCTATATCGAACTTTCAAAAAATGGTATAAAGGATTCTATGAACAGCTTAGTTGCAGAAGGTGAAAATGTTATTGTGGCGCGTACATTCTCTAAAATTCATGGTATGGCTGGTTTACGTATTGGCTATGTTATAGGTAAAAAAGAAACTTTAGAACGAATTAGTGAAATTACTCGTGGCGGAATGGGCATTACAGGGCCAACTATTGCTGCTGCTTCTACTAGCCTTGATAATGATGCCTTTTTAATCGATTGTAAAGCAAAAATTACGGAAGCTAGAGATTATACCATGTCGTATTTAAAAGCTAACAAATTTTCGTATCTACCTTCTGAAACTAACTTTATCATTTTTGAAATCTCTATGGATGGAGAAAAATTCTTAGAAAAAATTTATGGTAAAAATGTTGCTGTAAGAGCTTTTAAGTTTTGGGATAAAAACTGGTGTAGAGTAAGTATTGGAACTCTAGATGAAATGAAAGCTTTTACTAATGCTATTAGCGAAATCTTTGCCTAA